A stretch of Plesiomonas shigelloides DNA encodes these proteins:
- a CDS encoding FlgO family outer membrane protein, translating to MKTLLPLAALSGLLLTGCAGNQPSADQPYVMDKNQVQVLPRHSLDFFVDAMARQLVDSNKTLAASGPIAVASFVDLQQMDQTNWLGNLMADSFIYQLQQRGMTVLDYKTTGQIRVTPQGDFALSRNWRDLQKAYQVNSVLTGTMLRQGSGIQINARIIRFSDRVVIATAQGFLPADRLGRSIGNPNLVQMRNGMIVRGDNRFTSPSIVAP from the coding sequence ATGAAGACATTACTGCCGCTGGCGGCACTCTCCGGGCTGTTATTGACCGGCTGTGCCGGTAATCAACCCTCGGCAGATCAGCCGTATGTTATGGACAAGAATCAGGTTCAGGTGTTGCCACGCCACAGTCTGGACTTTTTTGTCGACGCGATGGCGCGTCAGTTGGTGGACTCCAATAAAACGCTGGCGGCCAGTGGGCCGATTGCAGTGGCCTCATTCGTCGATTTACAGCAGATGGATCAAACCAACTGGCTGGGCAATCTGATGGCCGACTCCTTTATCTATCAGCTGCAACAGCGTGGCATGACAGTGCTGGACTATAAAACCACCGGCCAGATCCGAGTCACGCCGCAAGGGGATTTTGCCCTGAGCCGTAACTGGCGCGATCTGCAAAAAGCCTATCAGGTGAACAGTGTGCTGACCGGTACCATGTTGCGCCAAGGCTCCGGTATTCAGATCAACGCGCGCATTATCCGCTTTAGCGATCGCGTGGTGATCGCCACGGCGCAAGGCTTCTTGCCGGCAGATCGACTGGGGCGCAGTATCGGCAACCCGAATCTGGTGCAGATGCGTAATGGGATGATCGTGCGTGGTGATAACCGCTTTACGTCGCCAAGTATTGTGGCGCCGTGA
- a CDS encoding LPP20 family lipoprotein produces the protein MRKWLGVIGLCGLLLGCASSGSRQTLTAVGYAPIATQSGKTLQERQIQAMRASRLDAYRDMAEQVYGLRINTDSQVAADGALRDAGIRSQAAGVIRGAEVVRSYPVGDNYVTELRLDMSQVKQLPPLPAPAKPAAPAPQPVILVPARGATY, from the coding sequence ATGCGTAAGTGGTTAGGCGTAATCGGACTGTGTGGGCTGTTATTGGGTTGCGCCTCGTCGGGTAGCCGGCAGACACTGACCGCGGTCGGTTATGCCCCCATTGCCACTCAAAGCGGCAAAACTTTGCAGGAGCGGCAAATTCAGGCCATGCGTGCCTCGCGTTTAGATGCGTATCGCGATATGGCGGAGCAGGTGTATGGTCTGCGCATCAATACCGATTCGCAAGTCGCCGCCGATGGTGCACTGCGTGATGCGGGGATCCGCTCACAGGCGGCGGGCGTGATCCGCGGGGCGGAAGTGGTACGTAGCTATCCGGTTGGCGATAACTATGTGACTGAGCTGCGTTTAGACATGAGTCAGGTCAAACAATTACCGCCACTGCCGGCACCGGCTAAACCCGCAGCGCCAGCACCGCAGCCAGTGATTTTGGTGCCAGCGCGCGGAGCGACTTACTAA